A stretch of the Ensifer sp. PDNC004 genome encodes the following:
- the hpaI gene encoding 4-hydroxy-2-oxoheptanedioate aldolase, with protein MPAPKNPFKAALRENRFQLGLWVALASPYAAEVVSGSGYDWLLLDGEHAPNDIPLLSAQFRAVAASASHPMVRLPVGDTVLIKQILDTGVQTLLIPMVESLAQAQQLVRATRYPPHGIRGVGAALGRASEFGRIGDYLQTAGDEICLILQIESRAGLAAIDEIAALDGVDGLFIGPSDLAADMGYLGKPGHPEVRAAIADAFERIEKAGKARGIMTLDLEQARDYREMGADFMAIGTDVTSLVRATTTLRQEFLGEEMSAPKKQESGY; from the coding sequence ATGCCGGCACCGAAGAACCCCTTCAAAGCAGCGCTGCGCGAAAACCGCTTCCAGCTCGGGCTGTGGGTGGCGCTTGCCAGCCCCTATGCAGCCGAAGTGGTGTCCGGCAGCGGTTACGACTGGCTGCTGCTCGACGGCGAGCACGCGCCGAACGACATTCCGTTGCTGTCGGCGCAGTTTCGTGCCGTCGCCGCATCGGCGAGCCACCCGATGGTTCGCCTGCCGGTGGGCGATACCGTGCTGATCAAGCAGATCCTCGACACCGGCGTGCAGACGCTCCTGATCCCCATGGTCGAAAGCCTGGCGCAGGCGCAGCAGCTGGTGCGCGCCACCCGCTATCCGCCGCATGGTATTCGCGGCGTCGGCGCCGCCCTCGGGCGCGCCTCTGAGTTCGGCCGCATCGGCGATTATCTCCAGACCGCCGGCGATGAAATCTGCCTGATCCTGCAGATCGAAAGCCGCGCAGGTCTTGCCGCCATCGACGAGATTGCCGCACTCGATGGCGTCGACGGCCTCTTCATCGGTCCCTCCGATCTGGCCGCCGACATGGGTTATCTCGGCAAGCCAGGCCATCCGGAGGTGCGCGCGGCGATTGCCGACGCGTTCGAGCGCATCGAGAAGGCCGGCAAGGCACGTGGCATCATGACGCTCGATCTCGAGCAGGCGCGCGACTATCGCGAGATGGGCGCTGATTTCATGGCGATCGGCACGGATGTCACCTCCCTCGTGCGTGCGACGACGACGCTGCGCCAGGAGTTTCTCGGCGAAGAGATGTCGGCTCCGAAGAAGCAAGAATCCGGCTACTGA
- the gabD gene encoding NADP-dependent succinate-semialdehyde dehydrogenase: MSFKDPSLFRQAALIGGEWIEADEANAIEVNNPATGEIIGRVPKLGAKETKAAIEAARVAQKGWAARTAKDRAGVLRKWFELMIENKEDLGRILTLEQGKPLAEATGEIVYGASFVEWFAEEARRLYGDLIPGHQPDKRILVMKQPIGVVAAITPWNFPNAMITRKAGPAFAAGCAMVLKPAAQTPFSAIAIAILAERAGLPKGLFSVITGSAREIGAEMTSNPVVRKLTFTGSTEVGAELYRQSAATIKKLGLELGGNAPFIVFDDADLDAAVEGALIAKFRNNGQTCVCANRIYVQDKVYDAFADKLAKAVAKLKIGNGVDEGVILGPLIDKAALEKVEEHVADATSKGARVIQGGKRHTLGGTFYEATVLADVTQAMAVAREETFGPVAPLFRFTDEADVVEQANDTEFGLASYFYAKDLARVFRVAEALEYGMVGVNTGLISTAEAPFGGVKLSGLGREGSRYGIEEFTEIKYVCLGGVA; encoded by the coding sequence ATGTCGTTTAAGGACCCATCATTGTTTCGCCAGGCAGCGCTTATCGGCGGCGAGTGGATCGAGGCGGACGAGGCAAACGCGATCGAGGTGAACAACCCGGCGACGGGTGAAATCATCGGTCGCGTGCCGAAGCTCGGCGCCAAGGAAACCAAGGCTGCGATCGAGGCCGCGCGTGTCGCCCAGAAGGGCTGGGCAGCGCGCACGGCCAAGGACCGCGCCGGTGTCCTGCGCAAATGGTTCGAGCTGATGATCGAGAACAAGGAGGATCTCGGCCGCATCCTGACGCTGGAGCAGGGCAAGCCGCTGGCCGAAGCGACCGGCGAAATCGTCTATGGCGCAAGCTTCGTCGAGTGGTTCGCCGAAGAGGCGCGCCGTCTCTATGGCGACCTGATCCCCGGCCACCAGCCCGACAAGCGCATTCTGGTCATGAAGCAGCCGATCGGGGTCGTCGCGGCGATCACGCCCTGGAACTTCCCCAATGCGATGATCACCCGCAAGGCCGGCCCGGCCTTTGCCGCCGGCTGCGCCATGGTGCTGAAGCCGGCCGCCCAGACGCCGTTCTCGGCGATTGCGATCGCGATTCTGGCCGAGCGCGCCGGCCTGCCCAAGGGCCTTTTCAGCGTCATCACCGGTTCCGCCCGCGAGATCGGCGCCGAGATGACTTCGAACCCCGTCGTGCGCAAGCTCACCTTCACTGGCTCGACCGAAGTGGGTGCGGAACTCTATCGCCAGAGCGCGGCCACGATCAAGAAGCTCGGCCTGGAGCTTGGCGGCAACGCGCCCTTCATCGTCTTTGACGATGCCGATCTCGACGCGGCTGTCGAAGGCGCGCTGATCGCCAAGTTCCGCAACAACGGCCAGACCTGCGTCTGCGCCAACCGCATCTATGTGCAGGATAAGGTCTATGACGCCTTCGCCGACAAGCTCGCCAAGGCCGTCGCCAAGCTGAAGATCGGCAACGGCGTCGACGAGGGCGTGATCCTCGGCCCGCTGATCGACAAGGCGGCGCTGGAGAAGGTGGAGGAACATGTCGCCGACGCCACGTCGAAGGGTGCTCGCGTCATCCAGGGCGGCAAGCGTCACACCCTCGGCGGCACCTTCTACGAGGCGACGGTTCTGGCTGACGTCACCCAGGCGATGGCGGTTGCACGCGAGGAAACGTTTGGGCCGGTCGCACCGCTCTTCCGCTTCACCGACGAGGCGGACGTGGTCGAGCAGGCAAACGACACCGAGTTCGGCCTTGCCTCCTATTTCTATGCCAAGGATCTTGCGCGTGTTTTCCGGGTGGCCGAAGCGCTGGAATACGGCATGGTCGGCGTCAACACCGGGCTGATCTCCACGGCCGAAGCGCCGTTCGGCGGCGTCAAGCTGTCTGGCCTCGGACGCGAGGGCTCGCGCTACGGCATCGAGGAGTTCACCGAGATCAAATACGTCTGCCTCGGCGGCGTTGCGTAA
- a CDS encoding nitroreductase family protein yields MTATDNRKADHPIDAMFIERWSPRAFTSEEIDEKTLLSFFEAARWAPSASNRQPWRFVYARRGTDRFPVLLETLDEGNQRWAKNAAALLIVISRTHNAAQNGEMRHAYTHAFDTGAAWYSLALQASLAGWHTHGMAGIDRDKAMHVLSVPEHYRVEAAVAIGRLADPSTLPDDLRAREIPSQRKPVDEFAFEGRFKGE; encoded by the coding sequence ATGACGGCGACCGACAACAGAAAAGCTGACCATCCGATCGATGCCATGTTCATCGAGCGCTGGTCGCCCCGCGCCTTCACCAGCGAGGAAATCGACGAAAAGACCCTGCTTTCCTTCTTCGAAGCGGCCCGCTGGGCGCCGTCTGCCAGCAACCGCCAACCCTGGCGTTTCGTTTATGCGCGCCGCGGCACGGATCGCTTCCCGGTGCTGCTCGAAACGCTCGACGAGGGAAACCAACGCTGGGCGAAGAATGCGGCAGCACTGCTGATCGTGATTTCAAGAACGCATAATGCAGCACAGAACGGCGAAATGCGGCATGCCTATACCCACGCCTTCGATACCGGGGCGGCCTGGTACAGCCTCGCCTTGCAGGCCTCGCTTGCGGGCTGGCACACCCACGGCATGGCGGGCATCGATCGCGACAAGGCGATGCACGTCCTGAGCGTTCCCGAACACTACCGGGTCGAAGCCGCCGTCGCGATCGGCCGGCTCGCCGATCCCTCGACATTGCCGGACGATCTGCGCGCACGCGAAATTCCGAGCCAGCGCAAGCCGGTCGACGAATTCGCCTTCGAGGGCCGGTTCAAGGGCGAGTGA